One part of the Desulfonema ishimotonii genome encodes these proteins:
- the ileS gene encoding isoleucine--tRNA ligase codes for MDYKKTLNLPKTKFPMKANLAQKEPVQLDAWEKDRLYEKIRKASVGREQFILHDGPPYANGHIHIGTALNKILKDIIVRSKQMDGFDAPYIPGWDCHGLPIEHNVDKELKKKKKKKDDMPQAEIRQLCRAYAEKFIDIQRDEFKRLGVMGEWENPYLTMNYEYEAIIARECGKFALEGSLFRSKKPVYWCCSCHTALAEAEVEYADEASPSIFVRFPVKDDLSVRFPALAGKKTYVVIWTTTPWTIPSNLAIALHPDFEYVAVDTGNDEVLILARELMEGCMAKFGISEYTVVADVRAADLEKKKCTHPMYDRDSLIILGDHVTLEAGTGCVHTAPGHGREDYEVALKYGLEAYSPLDDRGCFTDEVGGDLAGQFVFKANAGIVEKLRELGALLAEEEIAHSYPHCWRCKRPVIFRATPQWFISMDKTGLRQRSLEEIDRVQWIPHWGRERIYGMIENRPDWCVSRQRAWGVPITVFFCKDCGEMVMSEAIVNHVYEQFREHGADIWVTKEAGELVPAGTRCAKCGSSALEKETDILDVWFDSGVSHAAVVEARENLRWPADLYLEGSDQHRGWFHSSLLTAVGNRGSAPYKAVLTHGFVVDESGRKMSKSVGNVIAPKEVISKYGAEILRLWVSASDYRDDIRISDNILRQLSDAYRRIRNTCRFILGNLADFDPQKDAVAYGKMPEIDRYALHTLVGLVEKGRQAYETYEFHIINHALHNYCGVDLSAFYLDILKDRLYTSPPASVERRSAQTVMYYILDAMVRLMAPILPITAEEVWKYMPERVDKADSVHLSLLPIVDEEWKNDELAAKWKMLRDIRGEVTKALEAARTAKEIGHPLDARVILSATGDAGALLRSCEPELATYFIVSAAEVAETAPEGAFESGEIEGLRVGVTSAQGEKCQRCWVHDPSVGAVEDHPGICSKCKGQLDAM; via the coding sequence ATGGATTATAAAAAGACGCTGAACCTTCCGAAAACGAAGTTCCCTATGAAGGCGAATCTGGCTCAGAAGGAGCCGGTGCAGTTAGACGCATGGGAAAAAGACCGGTTATACGAAAAAATCCGAAAAGCCTCTGTCGGCAGAGAACAGTTTATTCTGCATGACGGCCCCCCCTACGCCAATGGCCACATCCACATCGGCACGGCTTTGAATAAAATTCTGAAAGATATTATCGTCCGCTCCAAACAGATGGACGGGTTTGACGCCCCGTATATTCCGGGATGGGACTGCCACGGCCTTCCCATTGAGCATAATGTGGATAAGGAGCTGAAGAAAAAGAAAAAAAAGAAAGACGATATGCCTCAGGCCGAGATCCGGCAGCTCTGCCGGGCCTATGCGGAAAAATTTATCGACATCCAGAGGGATGAGTTCAAACGTCTGGGCGTCATGGGCGAATGGGAAAACCCCTATCTCACCATGAACTACGAATATGAGGCCATTATTGCGCGGGAATGCGGGAAATTCGCCCTTGAGGGGAGCCTGTTCCGCAGCAAGAAACCGGTCTACTGGTGCTGTAGCTGTCATACCGCCCTGGCCGAGGCCGAGGTCGAATACGCGGACGAGGCCTCGCCTTCCATTTTTGTCCGTTTTCCGGTCAAAGACGACCTGAGCGTCCGGTTCCCGGCCCTTGCCGGTAAAAAGACCTATGTCGTGATCTGGACCACCACGCCGTGGACGATTCCGTCCAACCTGGCCATTGCCCTGCACCCGGACTTTGAATATGTGGCCGTGGACACGGGCAACGACGAGGTGCTGATCCTGGCCCGGGAGCTTATGGAAGGCTGCATGGCGAAGTTCGGCATCTCGGAATACACCGTGGTTGCCGATGTCCGTGCCGCAGATCTTGAGAAGAAAAAATGCACCCATCCCATGTACGACCGGGATTCCCTCATCATTCTGGGGGATCATGTCACCCTGGAGGCGGGTACGGGCTGTGTTCACACGGCCCCCGGACATGGCCGGGAGGACTACGAGGTCGCCCTGAAATACGGTCTGGAGGCCTATTCCCCCCTGGACGACCGGGGCTGTTTCACCGATGAGGTGGGGGGTGATCTGGCCGGACAGTTCGTGTTCAAGGCCAATGCGGGCATTGTCGAAAAGCTGAGGGAACTGGGCGCGCTTCTGGCCGAGGAGGAGATCGCCCATTCCTATCCCCACTGCTGGCGGTGTAAAAGACCGGTCATCTTCCGGGCCACGCCCCAGTGGTTCATCTCAATGGACAAAACCGGCCTGAGACAGCGCTCCCTTGAGGAGATCGACCGGGTGCAGTGGATTCCCCACTGGGGCCGGGAGCGAATTTACGGCATGATCGAAAACAGGCCGGACTGGTGTGTCTCCCGACAGCGGGCCTGGGGCGTGCCCATCACCGTCTTTTTCTGCAAAGACTGCGGCGAGATGGTGATGAGTGAGGCGATCGTGAACCATGTGTATGAGCAATTCCGGGAACACGGGGCCGACATCTGGGTGACGAAAGAGGCCGGTGAGCTGGTGCCTGCCGGAACCCGGTGTGCCAAATGCGGGAGCAGCGCGCTTGAAAAGGAGACCGACATTCTCGATGTCTGGTTTGATTCGGGCGTCAGCCATGCGGCCGTTGTGGAGGCCCGCGAGAACCTCCGCTGGCCGGCCGACCTCTATCTGGAAGGCAGCGATCAGCACCGGGGATGGTTTCACAGCTCCCTGCTGACGGCAGTGGGAAACCGGGGCAGTGCGCCGTATAAAGCCGTGCTGACCCACGGGTTTGTCGTGGACGAATCCGGGCGCAAGATGTCCAAATCGGTGGGCAACGTCATTGCCCCCAAGGAGGTCATCAGCAAATATGGCGCGGAGATCCTGCGGCTGTGGGTCTCGGCCTCGGACTACCGGGATGACATCCGCATTTCCGACAACATCCTGAGACAGCTGAGCGACGCCTACCGGCGGATTCGCAACACCTGCCGCTTTATCCTGGGCAATCTGGCCGACTTTGATCCCCAGAAGGACGCCGTGGCCTATGGCAAGATGCCGGAGATCGACCGGTATGCGCTTCACACCCTGGTCGGGCTGGTGGAAAAGGGCCGGCAGGCCTATGAAACCTATGAGTTTCACATCATCAACCACGCCCTGCACAACTACTGCGGGGTTGATCTGTCGGCCTTTTATCTCGATATTCTCAAGGACCGGCTCTATACCTCGCCGCCCGCGTCCGTCGAACGGCGGAGCGCACAGACCGTCATGTATTATATTCTGGACGCCATGGTCCGGCTCATGGCCCCGATTCTGCCGATTACGGCGGAGGAGGTCTGGAAGTACATGCCGGAGCGGGTGGACAAGGCCGACAGCGTTCACCTCTCCCTGCTGCCCATTGTGGACGAGGAGTGGAAAAACGACGAACTGGCCGCCAAGTGGAAGATGCTGCGGGATATTCGCGGCGAGGTGACAAAGGCCCTGGAAGCGGCCCGGACCGCAAAGGAGATCGGCCATCCCCTGGATGCCCGTGTCATCCTGAGTGCCACCGGTGATGCAGGGGCGCTGCTCCGGTCCTGTGAGCCGGAGCTGGCAACCTATTTTATCGTCTCCGCCGCAGAGGTGGCCGAGACGGCCCCCGAAGGCGCGTTTGAGAGCGGAGAGATCGAAGGCCTCCGTGTCGGCGTGACGTCTGCCCAGGGTGAGAAATGCCAGCGCTGCTGGGTGCATGACCCGTCCGTCGGCGCTGTTGAGGACCATCCCGGCATTTGCAGCAAGTGCAAGGGGCAGTTGGACGCCATGTAA
- the lspA gene encoding signal peptidase II: MENPTGSGIDKKKYIRLLLIAGVVILLDQITKYIILTTMPLYDSVPVISGLFNITHIHNPGGAFGFFANQSPLIRKAVFLVMSSVAVCVVVYFYHITPRSHPWLSGGLALIFGGAIGNLIDRFRFGKVIDFLDFHIGTAHWPAFNVADSAITIGVTIFVIHLMFNRMPE, encoded by the coding sequence ATGGAAAATCCGACAGGCAGCGGGATCGACAAAAAAAAATATATCCGGCTCCTCCTCATTGCCGGTGTTGTGATCCTCCTCGACCAGATCACCAAGTACATCATCCTGACCACCATGCCCCTGTACGACTCCGTTCCGGTCATATCGGGGCTGTTCAACATCACCCACATTCACAATCCGGGCGGGGCCTTCGGCTTTTTTGCAAACCAGAGCCCCCTCATCCGCAAGGCCGTCTTTCTGGTCATGTCGTCCGTGGCCGTGTGCGTGGTGGTCTATTTCTACCACATCACCCCCCGAAGCCACCCCTGGCTTTCCGGCGGGCTGGCCCTGATTTTCGGCGGGGCCATCGGCAACCTCATCGACCGGTTCCGGTTCGGCAAGGTGATTGATTTTCTCGATTTCCACATCGGAACCGCCCACTGGCCCGCCTTTAACGTGGCTGACAGCGCCATCACCATCGGCGTCACCATTTTCGTCATCCACCTGATGTTCAACAGGATGCCGGAGTAA
- the holA gene encoding DNA polymerase III subunit delta encodes MPEINYKELDRHLQGLSKENFPSVCLIYGEESLYKNALNAVLDLLLPGPERNLCYEPVENDNVYDAIAQANTFSLLSGTRVVALPDSRIFYAKQDDGALLEKTKNACDAKEMKKAAKFFTSLLGKKKLSFDDVAGENRHKALRADSEILGNGKWMDDLIGYCTDRGLSPTGVQDTAGDLQKAVERGLPAGNFLMITADMVDRRRGLFKAIKTNGLIVDCSVPKGSGRANQMARDAILKERMNAILAKSGTRMDMRAYQTLCDMTGFDLRTFAGNLEKLVDYVGERRQITARDVTTVLKRTKQDPIYELTNAVASRNAGEALFFLNSLLAEGLFSLQVLAAIINQMRKLLLAKGFLESPQGRVWRSGMTYNQFQKDGMAAVQAWDRLLAEQLEAWDERLSDGEADKKNKKKKSKPATDLMIGGKSPYPVYLLIQRAERFTGAELAEIMERLGEADLTLKTSARNPKLVLERLILSICRPSGDRVRDDGPAAGEGKSDCW; translated from the coding sequence ATGCCCGAAATCAACTACAAGGAACTGGATCGTCATTTACAGGGGCTTTCCAAGGAAAATTTTCCGTCCGTCTGCCTGATTTACGGCGAGGAGTCGCTGTATAAAAACGCATTGAACGCGGTGCTGGACCTGCTGCTTCCCGGCCCGGAAAGGAACCTTTGCTACGAGCCGGTGGAGAACGACAACGTGTATGATGCCATTGCCCAGGCCAACACCTTTTCCCTGCTCTCCGGAACCAGGGTCGTGGCCCTGCCCGACTCCCGCATTTTTTATGCGAAACAGGATGACGGGGCGCTTCTGGAAAAGACGAAAAACGCCTGCGACGCAAAGGAGATGAAAAAGGCGGCAAAGTTCTTCACCAGCCTGCTGGGGAAGAAAAAACTCTCCTTTGATGATGTGGCCGGAGAAAATCGCCATAAGGCCCTCAGAGCGGATTCGGAGATTCTGGGGAACGGAAAATGGATGGATGATCTGATTGGCTACTGCACGGACAGGGGGCTGTCGCCGACCGGTGTGCAGGATACCGCAGGCGACCTGCAAAAGGCCGTTGAAAGGGGATTGCCTGCGGGGAATTTCCTGATGATCACCGCCGACATGGTGGACAGGCGGCGGGGGCTTTTCAAGGCGATTAAGACAAACGGCCTGATTGTGGACTGCTCGGTGCCCAAAGGATCGGGCCGGGCCAATCAGATGGCCCGTGACGCCATTCTGAAAGAGCGCATGAACGCGATTCTTGCAAAAAGCGGGACGCGCATGGACATGCGGGCCTATCAGACCCTGTGCGATATGACCGGATTTGATCTGCGGACCTTTGCCGGCAATCTGGAAAAGCTGGTTGATTATGTGGGCGAACGCAGACAGATCACAGCCAGGGACGTCACCACTGTTCTCAAGCGGACCAAACAGGACCCCATTTACGAGCTGACCAATGCGGTGGCCTCCCGGAACGCGGGAGAGGCCCTCTTTTTTCTCAACTCGCTTCTGGCCGAAGGGCTGTTTTCGCTACAGGTGCTGGCCGCCATCATCAATCAGATGCGCAAGCTGCTGCTGGCCAAAGGATTTCTGGAAAGCCCCCAGGGGCGGGTATGGCGTTCCGGCATGACATACAACCAGTTTCAGAAAGACGGCATGGCTGCGGTTCAGGCCTGGGACCGGCTGCTTGCGGAGCAGCTGGAGGCGTGGGATGAACGGCTGTCGGACGGCGAAGCGGATAAAAAAAACAAAAAAAAGAAAAGCAAGCCTGCTACGGATCTGATGATCGGGGGGAAAAGTCCCTATCCGGTTTATCTGCTGATCCAGCGGGCCGAGCGGTTTACGGGGGCTGAGCTTGCGGAGATTATGGAGCGTCTGGGGGAGGCGGACCTGACCCTGAAAACCTCTGCCCGGAATCCGAAGCTGGTGCTGGAGCGTCTGATTCTCAGCATCTGCCGTCCTTCGGGGGACAGAGTGCGGGACGACGGCCCGGCCGCAGGAGAAGGTAAATCCGACTGTTGGTAG
- a CDS encoding ABC transporter substrate-binding protein, giving the protein MGNFYKLIGICTLMTVLVVPAYANTVTDRSGRTFEVRKPFQRIISLYGAHTENLFHLGLNKEIIGVSKSDTYPPEALKKSKFSYHDDAEKFMAFTPDLVLIRPMIARVYRQFIEKLEQAGITVISLQPVGIEDMYRYWRDLGVLTGRETEADTMIRTFRESVQTVRERTMAVPPENRKKVYFESIHNKMKTFSQNSMAMFVLETAGGINVAKDASQMRQTNIAAYGKERVLSKAREIDVYLAQYGSMNAVTVGQIRAEPGFQVIRAIRDSQVYLIDEMIVSRATFRLLEAIEQINRILYPDIAPGR; this is encoded by the coding sequence ATGGGTAATTTTTATAAACTGATCGGCATATGCACGCTGATGACGGTGCTGGTGGTTCCCGCATATGCGAACACCGTCACCGACCGCTCCGGCAGGACGTTTGAGGTGCGAAAGCCGTTTCAGCGCATCATCTCCCTGTATGGCGCGCACACGGAAAATCTCTTTCACCTGGGGCTGAACAAAGAGATCATCGGCGTTTCCAAAAGCGACACCTATCCCCCGGAAGCCCTGAAAAAGAGCAAGTTCAGCTACCATGATGATGCGGAAAAATTCATGGCCTTCACCCCGGATCTGGTGCTGATCCGGCCCATGATCGCACGGGTTTACAGGCAGTTCATTGAAAAACTGGAGCAGGCCGGCATTACGGTGATCTCCCTTCAGCCGGTGGGGATTGAGGACATGTACCGGTACTGGCGGGATCTGGGGGTTCTGACCGGCAGGGAAACGGAAGCCGACACCATGATCCGCACCTTTCGGGAATCGGTGCAGACGGTCCGGGAACGGACAATGGCGGTTCCGCCGGAGAACCGCAAAAAAGTCTATTTTGAATCCATCCATAACAAGATGAAGACCTTTTCACAGAATTCAATGGCCATGTTTGTGCTGGAAACCGCAGGCGGGATCAATGTCGCCAAAGATGCCAGCCAGATGCGGCAGACCAATATCGCAGCCTACGGCAAGGAACGGGTTCTTTCAAAGGCACGGGAGATCGACGTGTATCTGGCGCAGTACGGGAGCATGAACGCCGTGACCGTCGGGCAGATCAGGGCGGAACCGGGCTTTCAGGTCATCAGGGCCATCCGAGACAGCCAGGTGTATCTGATTGACGAAATGATCGTCTCCAGGGCCACATTCCGGCTACTGGAGGCGATTGAGCAGATCAACCGGATTCTCTACCCGGACATCGCGCCGGGCCGCTGA
- a CDS encoding ABC transporter ATP-binding protein — MEIEPGYFYGILGPNGCGKSTTIDLLMGHRKPGAGTITYKGRDLFKYPRRELAREMALVPQNFYINFPFTGREIVVMGRYPHMPRFSAPSAKDLAVADTIMERTGTAAFKERYMTEMSGGERQRVVFARALVQETPVLMLDEATSNLDVNHTLKLMDIVSEDVRNRGRTVIAVIQDINLAATYCDRLILMKDGYVAAFGKTGDVLNTENIRSVFGVDSHVWFDTWSESKKVSFKRNNG, encoded by the coding sequence TTGGAAATTGAACCGGGATATTTTTACGGCATCCTGGGGCCGAACGGATGCGGCAAAAGCACCACCATTGACCTGCTCATGGGCCACCGGAAACCCGGTGCCGGGACCATTACCTACAAGGGCCGTGATCTTTTCAAATATCCCCGGCGCGAACTGGCCCGGGAAATGGCTCTGGTTCCCCAGAATTTTTACATCAATTTCCCCTTTACCGGACGGGAAATCGTGGTCATGGGACGCTACCCGCACATGCCCCGGTTCTCCGCGCCTTCAGCCAAAGATCTGGCGGTTGCGGACACCATCATGGAACGGACCGGCACAGCCGCGTTCAAAGAGCGCTACATGACGGAAATGAGCGGCGGGGAACGGCAGCGGGTGGTCTTTGCCCGCGCCCTGGTCCAGGAGACACCGGTACTGATGCTGGACGAGGCCACCTCCAATCTGGATGTGAACCATACCCTTAAGCTGATGGATATCGTCTCCGAGGATGTGAGAAACAGGGGGCGGACGGTCATTGCCGTCATCCAGGACATCAATCTGGCGGCCACCTACTGTGACCGGCTGATCCTGATGAAAGACGGATACGTGGCCGCCTTCGGGAAGACCGGGGATGTGCTGAATACGGAGAATATCCGCTCTGTTTTCGGGGTCGATTCCCATGTCTGGTTTGATACCTGGTCCGAATCCAAAAAGGTGAGTTTTAAAAGGAACAATGGGTAA
- a CDS encoding ATP-binding protein, translating into MRRFHSYGPVDRSLHFCAERRELITRYSDTLIGSPGIGGELMSLCGPGQSGKTWLMQEVRKRLAAEYGDRFRIAAFSMQGLIMSSQDPDDVFFSYLPGLFRNGLGSEIPPVRDWNGFTDLFSAQGGLTDKPLILFIDEFDTLPPRIKARLLRIFSAIRGDRKNYRLHSLALTGIYGVMCPEIPHITPVSAFRIMRLPNLTREEVREMFEAYQAESGQSVAPAVIDHICEVTCGHAGLVSWFGELLTETFNPGKGVPIRAEDWQKTYARACTTEWNSTVMFLLEQVRGVFLVNITDLFTHTGIPFNPDADWCNFACLHGIIDHMTPSGPAGEIPHEICTFQSSFIRQRLFTARADILTEAALRQDLVLDPTDDLSDIFDTPALNIPGIISRYGIYLKKIKTGGNRSGADAIDIFHFYGWLNSAVGAYCTVTPEFPEGTGRTVLRIRCGEKEGVIEVISFTSVRQIRQDAQQAAIYARATGLDTVTLALLTPFNDSRILESLSREKIINGVHVTVIAVG; encoded by the coding sequence ATGAGACGATTCCATTCCTACGGTCCTGTGGACCGTTCCCTGCATTTCTGCGCGGAACGCAGGGAACTGATCACCCGGTATTCAGATACCCTGATCGGTTCGCCCGGCATCGGCGGAGAGTTGATGTCTCTCTGCGGTCCCGGGCAATCCGGCAAAACCTGGCTGATGCAGGAAGTCCGGAAGCGGCTGGCCGCAGAGTACGGCGACCGTTTCCGCATTGCGGCATTCTCCATGCAGGGGCTTATCATGTCCTCCCAGGACCCGGATGATGTGTTTTTCAGTTACCTCCCCGGTCTTTTCAGAAACGGGCTGGGGAGTGAGATTCCCCCCGTAAGGGACTGGAACGGCTTCACAGATCTCTTCTCCGCTCAGGGGGGACTGACGGACAAACCGCTCATTCTCTTTATCGACGAATTCGACACGCTGCCGCCCCGGATCAAAGCCCGGCTGCTCCGAATCTTCAGCGCCATCCGGGGGGATCGCAAAAATTACCGGCTCCACAGCCTTGCCCTCACCGGAATTTACGGGGTTATGTGCCCGGAAATTCCCCACATCACCCCGGTCAGCGCCTTCCGGATCATGCGGCTTCCGAATCTCACCCGTGAGGAAGTCCGGGAGATGTTTGAGGCGTATCAGGCAGAATCCGGGCAGTCCGTCGCCCCTGCGGTGATTGACCATATCTGCGAAGTCACCTGCGGACATGCCGGGCTGGTCTCCTGGTTCGGCGAGCTTCTGACGGAAACATTCAATCCCGGAAAAGGCGTGCCGATCCGTGCTGAGGACTGGCAGAAGACCTATGCCCGCGCCTGTACGACAGAATGGAACAGCACGGTTATGTTTCTGCTTGAGCAGGTCAGAGGCGTCTTCCTTGTCAACATCACAGATCTTTTTACCCACACCGGTATCCCGTTCAACCCGGATGCCGACTGGTGCAATTTTGCCTGTCTTCATGGCATTATCGATCATATGACCCCGTCCGGCCCTGCCGGAGAGATACCCCATGAAATCTGCACGTTTCAATCGTCTTTCATCCGGCAGCGCCTCTTCACAGCGCGTGCAGACATCCTGACTGAAGCTGCTTTGCGGCAGGATCTCGTTCTCGACCCCACAGACGATCTCTCAGATATATTTGACACACCTGCGCTCAATATTCCCGGAATCATAAGCCGATACGGGATTTATCTGAAAAAAATAAAAACCGGCGGAAACCGATCCGGTGCGGACGCCATCGACATCTTTCATTTTTACGGCTGGCTGAATTCCGCAGTCGGTGCGTATTGCACCGTTACGCCGGAATTTCCGGAAGGAACCGGCAGAACGGTGCTGCGTATCCGGTGCGGAGAAAAAGAGGGCGTCATTGAGGTCATCAGCTTCACCAGTGTCCGTCAGATCCGCCAGGATGCGCAGCAGGCCGCCATATACGCAAGGGCAACAGGTCTGGACACCGTGACACTGGCCCTGCTGACGCCGTTCAATGACAGCCGGATATTGGAAAGCCTCTCCCGCGAGAAGATCATCAACGGCGTTCATGTGACGGTTATTGCCGTGGGCTAA